TCCTACGGTTTTTAAAATAACAGCGAAGCCACCATGAATTACCCCCATCCGATCATCGCGCGCGAAGGCTGGCCGTTCATCGCCATTGCGGCCGTCGTGGCGCTCTTGATCCATGCGGTCGCAGGCTTCGGACTCGCATGGCCCTTCTGGCTGATCCTGATCTTCGTCGTTCAGTTCTTCCGCGATCCGCCGCGCCCGATCCCGAGCCAGGCCAACGCCGTGCTGTGCCCGGCCGACGGCCGCATCGTCGCCGTGGAAACCGCGCACGACCCGTATGCAAACCGTGAAGCGCTCAAGATCAGCGTGTTCATGAACGTTTTCAACGTGCACTCGCAACGCTCGCCCGTGGATGGCGCCGTCGCAAAGGTCGAGTACTTCCCGGGCGCGTATCTGAACGCCGCCATCGACAAGGCTTCGACCGAGAACGAGCGCAACGCCGTGGTCCTGACGATGGCAGACGGCACGACCGTCACGTCGGTGCAGATCGCGGGCCTCATCGCGCGCCGCATTCTCTGCTACGTGCGCGCCGGCGAGCCGCTTTCGCGCGGCCAGCGCTATGGCTTCATCCGCTTCGGCTCGCGCGTCGATGTCTACCTGCCCGTGGGCAGCCGCCCGCGCGTGTCGATCGGCGAGAAGGTGTCCGCCTCGTCGACGATCCTCGCCGAACTGCCGACCCAATCGGCATAAAGGAGGGCTGCGATGGCCGGATTCAAACAGCGTCGACCCCGTAACCCCGCCGGCGCGCCGCTGCCGCGGCCGTTCCGGCGCAACAAGGCCGTGCAGGAACCGATGGGCGTCGCCGCGAACCGGCGCGCGGCGCGCCAGGAGTTCCTGAAGAAGCGCGGCATCTACCTGCTGCCCAACGCGTTCACCACGGCGGCGCTCTTCTGCGGCTTCTTCGCGGTCGTGCAGGCCATGAACGTGCGTTTCGAGGTGGCGGCCATCGCCATTTTCGTGGCGATGGTGCTCGACGGCATGGACGGGCGCGTGGCGCGCATGACGCACTCGCAGAGCGCGTTCGGCGAGCAGTTCGACAGCCTTTCGGACATGGTGTCGTTCGGCGTCGCGCCGGCGCTCGTGATGTACGAGTGGGTGCTCAAGGATCTCGGGCGCTGGGGCTGGCTCGCGGCTTTTATCTACTGTTCGGGGGCGGCGCTGCGTCTCGCGCGCTTCAACACGAATATCGGCGTGGTGGACAAGCGCTTCTTCCAGGGCATGCCGAGCCCGGCAGCGGCCGCGCTGATCGCCGGCTTCGTCTGGCTGGCCACCGACAACCGCGTGCCCGTGAAGCTGTCGTGGCTGCCGTGGGTGGCCTTCGTGCTGACGATCTACGCGGGCGTGACGATGGTGTCGAATGCGCCGTTCTACAGCGGCAAGGCGCTGGATGTGCGCCATCGCGTGCCGTTCGCGGCCACGCTGCTCGTGGTGGTGGCGTTCGTGCTGGTGTCGTCCGATCCGCCGTTGATGCTGTTCGGCCTCTTCGTGCTCTACGGGCTTTCGGGCTATGTGTTCTGGGCCTGGCAGGCCGTGCGCGGGCGCTCGAACCCGGCGCGTTCTTCGCCGCGCGAGCGGTAGGGCGCGGGTGCGGGATTGCCGGCAAGAGGGCTGCGCGCGAGCGCGGCCCTTTTTCTTTTTGCGCTTGCCCGCGCTGGTCTGCCTATAGCGGCCCTCTCCAATTGCGCTATCGGCGGATTCCGGCTATAGTCGGCGGCATGGACACCATCCAGTTCCCCCTCTTTTCTCTTCAAGCCGGCGCGCTACTAAGCACGCTAGCGCTAGCGCGCCTGCCGCGCTGATCTCGCTCGCCCTCCGTAAGCCTCGTTCATTGTCAGCGTCGCCATCGGTGGCGCGAACACCCAAAATCCGTTTTAGACACTGAACAAGTCCCCCTGGAGACCCGAAATGGCAGCAGACAAGCTCATCATCTTCGATACGACGTTGCGTGACGGCGAGCAGTCGCCCGGTGCGTCGATGACGAAGGAAGAGAAAATCCGCATCGCGAAGCAGCTCGAGCGCATGAAGGTCGACATCATCGAAGCGGGCTTCGCGGCCAGCTCGAACGGCGACTTCGACGCGATCCACACGATCGCCGGCATGGTGAAGGACAGCACGATCTGCTCGCTCGCCCGCGCGAACGACAAGGACATCCAGCGCGCCGCCGACGCACTCAAGCCCGCCGACCACTTCCGCATCCACACGTTCATCGCTACCTCGGCGCTGCACATGGAGAAGAAGCTGCGCATGTCGCCCGAGCAGGTGCTCGAGCAGGCGAAGCTGGCGGTGCGCTTTGCACGCAAGTTCACGAACGACGTGGAGTTCTCGCCCGAAGACGGCAGCCGCTCGGACATGGACTTCCTGTGCCGCGTGCTCGAAGCCGTGATCAACGAAGGCGCGACGACGATCAATATCGCCGATACGGTCGGCTACGGCATTCCCGAGCTGTACGGCAACCTCGTCAAGACGCTGCGCGAGCGCATTCCGAACTCGGACAAGGCCGTGTTCTCGGTGCACTGCCACAACGACCTCGGCATGGCCGTGGCGAACTCGCTGGCCGGCGTGCAGATCGGCGGCGCACGCCAGGTGGAGTGCACGATCAACGGTCTCGGCGAGCGCGCGGGCAACACGTCGCTCGAAGAAATCGTGATGGCCGTGAAGACCCGCAAGGACTACTTCGGTCTCGATCTCGGCATCGACACCACGCAGATCGTGCCGGCTTCGAAGCTCGTTTCGCAGATCACCGGTTTCGTCGTGCAGCCGAATAAGGCAGTGGTCGGCGCGAACGCGTTTGCGCACGCTTCGGGCATTCACCAGGACGGCGTGCTCAAGGCCCGCGACACCTACGAAATCATGCGCGCGGAAGACGTGGGCTGGAGCGCGAACAAGATCGTGCTCGGCAAGCTCTCGGGCCGCAACGCGTTCAAGCAGCGTCTGCAGGAACTGGGCATCACGCTCGACAGCGAAGGCGAACTGAATAACGCGTTCGCGCGCTTCAAGGAACTGGCCGACCGCAAGGCCGAAATCTTCGACGAAGACATCATCGCAATCGTCACGGAAGAGTCGGCTCAGGCGCAGGATCAGGAGCACTTCAAGTTCATCTCGCTCGCGCAGCACTCGGAAACGGGTGAGCGTCCGCACGCACGCGTGGTGTTCTCTGCCGACGGCAAGGAAGTGACCGGCGAAGCCGCGGGCAACGGCCCGGTGGACGCCACGCTCAACGCCATCGAAACCGAAGTGGGCAGCGGCTCGGAGCTTCTGCTGTACTCGGTGAACGCGATCACGACGGGCACCCAGGCGCAGGGCGAAGTGACGGTGCGTCTCTCGAAGGCCGGCCGCATCGTCAATGGCGTGGGTACCGATCCGGATATCGTGGCTGCTTCCGCGAAGGCGTATATCTCGGCGCTCAACAAGCTCTATTCGGGCGACAAGGTGAATCCGCAGCGTTCCGAAGCGGTGTGAGCGTAAGCGGGGCGCTTTGCCTCGCTTCACGCCTTTACGTCAGCAAGCAATGAAAAACCCCCGGGCTCGCAAGAGCGCGGGGGTTTTGTTTTGGCTGCGCCGGGACCGGCGCGATCAGCGATCAAAACAGGCTGCGTCGATCCGGGTCGTGCAACGGATCGGGCGTCTTCTGCGTGAGACGCAGAATGCCCTGATCGTCGAAGTAGAAGCTGTAGAGCATGTACCAGACGTTGTCTTCGAGGTAGCGGTAGGTCCACGCTTCCTTCTTCATCAGCGGGAAGTAGGCGGTCTCGACCGGGCGGCCGAAGTTCACCAGCACGTCGGCGCGCGTCCACTTGCCGATTTCCGCGCGATAGAACTCGTTGGGCTGCAGCACCTGGCGCACGTTCACGACGTGGCCGCTGGCGTCGATGTCGGCGGCCGTGGTGGTTTCGCCCATCGGCTGGGTCGGCCACATCAGGCGCTTGCCGCCATCGGGCAGGTCGTAGGTTTCAGCCGGCGGGCCGAAACGGGCGATGACCGACTGTGCGTCGTCGCCCGCATGGAATTGCTGCCACGGCTGGGCGCAACCGGCGAGCGCGAGTGCGCCCACGCCCGCGAGGAGGGCGAGACGCAAGCGGCGCGCGGCGAGATGCACAGCCGTTGCGAGCGAGGTGGATAGGCGCGTGAACATGATGTCCCCCGATGGCAAGATTCCAATGACCGCCGTGTATGTGGAACCGTTATTTTGACACGACGCGACGCGCTCGCGGGCCGGGCCTGTCCAGTCAAGCGGTGGATCGCGGCCTTGCCGTCGCACCGCCTCGCGGCCTATGATCCGCGCTTCGAATGACAATCCGGCTGGCATCAAAAATGAGAGAAAAGCGCATAACGGCACGCATGGCGCGTGCGGCAGCAGCCATGTTCGCGATGGCAGCGATGGCGGCAGGGCTTGCGGGCGCAACCGGGGCGCAGGCGGATGAGATGCCGACCGGCAAGCCGATCCAGCTCGCGCTCATCGAAGGCATGTCCGGCCCGTTCGCGGATGCGGGCGCGGCCGTGGAGCGCAACCTGCGCTTCGGCGTGGAGCGGGTCAACGCGAGCGGCGGCGTGGTGCTGCGCGACGGGCGGCATCCGCTCGAACTGGTCACGCTCGACAGCAAGGGCAGCCCGGAGGCGGCGCTCGTGCAGTTGCGCATGGCGCAGGACCGCCGGATCGGCTATGTCATGCAGGGCAACAGCTCGGCGGTGGCGGCGGCGCTCGTTACGGCGATCGATCGCCAGAACGAGCGCGATCCGCAAAACCGCCAGATCTTCCTGAACTATTCCGCCGACGATCCCGCACTGACGAACGCGAATTGCAGCTTCTGGCATTTCCGCTTCGACGCGCACGCGGGCATGCGCATGGACGCGCTGGCCGATGTCATCGCCGCGGACAAGTCGGTGAAGAAGGTGTATCTGCTCAACCAGGACTACAGCTTCGGCCACGACGTGAGCACGCTCGCTCGCGCTGCGCTCGCGAAGGATCGTCCGGACATTGCCATCGTCGGCGACGAGTTCCATCCCATTGGGCGCGTGAAGGACTTCGCGCCGTACATCGCGAAGATTCGCGCCGCGGGAGCCGACGCCGTCATCACCGGAAACTGGGGCAACGACCTCACGCTGCTCGTGAAGGCCGCGCGCGAGCAGGGGCTCGACACGAAGTTCTACACGTTCTACGGCAACAGCCTCGGCGCGCCGGCGGCGCTGGGCGACGCGGGCGTGAAGCGCGTGATCGCGGTGGCCGACTGGCACCCGAACGTGGGCGGCGCAGCCTCTGACGCGTGGTACAAGGCGTTCCGCGCGCGCTACCCGGCGGCTAAGGACGACTACCCGGTGCTGCGCATGTCGATGATGGTGGAGCTGCTCGCGCAGGCCATGACGAAGGCCGGCACGGCCGACCCCGAGGCGGTGGCGCGGGTGTTGGAGGGCATGCGCTTCAAAGGCGACGAAGCGGGCTTCCACCCGATGTGGATGCGCGCGGACGATCACCAGGTGATCCAGCCCCTTTACGTCATGGAAATGGACAAGCAGGGCACGCCCGGCGTGCGTTACGACAACGAGGGCTCAGGCTACGGCTTTCGCACTGTGCTGACGCTGCCTGCGGAGCGCACGGTGCCCGCGACTGTCTGCCAGATGAAGCGGCCCTGACGGCGCGCCTTACAAGCGGGTTCGCGGCAAAACGGGGCTGTGCTACAATACGCGCCTTGTCGCAAAACCTGCGGCAAGCAATCAGTAGTTAGAACCAAGCCACGGCACGGCCTTTCTTCCGTGACCGCTCGTTTGTTTTAAAGGAAAAGCAAAATGTCCGTAGCAGATATCAAGAAGTCCGACGTCGTCGCGCAATTCGCGCGCGGCACCAATGACACGGGTTCGCCCGAAGTTCAGGTTGCGCTCCTGACGTCGCGTATCAACGAACTGACCTCGCACTTCAAGTCGCACGCGAAGGATCACCACAGCCGCCGTGGTCTGCTGCGCATGGTGAGCCGCCGCCGCAAGCTGCTCGACTACCTGAAGGGCAAGGACGCCGACCGTTACCGCGCGCTGATCGAAAAGCTGGGTCTGCGTAAGTAATCGGAAGGTCTTCCGCAAAGATGCCTGTGTCAGTTCCACTGATGCAGGCATTTTGTTTTTGAACGGTGCGCTTCATGCTGCTTTTCGAGTTGCCTTGATGCGATCAACACCGTTCAAGACATCAGGCAACACCACGTAGCACCAGCAGTACAAGCAGCAGGGCCGGGCCTCGGGGCAGAGCTTTGTGTCATTCCAGCAGATCGTGAGCGGCGATACGCCGCAACGGTGTTGCCACTACGCGATTCGCTGGAATGGCATAACACTCCTCTTCCTGCGCGGTGCCGGAGCCTGTCTTGCCGCGTCGTCCGCGTGTGCGGGCGGCGCATAACAAATGAGTAAGGAGTGAGTGACCATGACCATGTTCAATAAAGTCGTGAAGGAATTCAAATGGGGCCAGCACAACGTGCGCCTCGAAACGGGTGAGATCGCCCGTCAGGCCAGCGGTGCTGTCATCGTCGACGTCGAAGACACCGTCGTGCTCGCGACCGTTGTCGGCGCGAAGACCGCCAAGCCGGGTCAGGACTTCTTCCCGCTCACCGTCGACTACATCGAAAAGACCTATTCGGCCGGCAAGATCCCGGGCGGTTTCTTCCGCCGCGAAGGCCGTCCGTCGGAAGGCGAGACGCTGATCTCGCGCCTGATCGACCGTCCGCTGCGTCCGCTGTTCCCGGAAGGCTATTACAACGAAGTCCAGGTCGTGATCCACGTCCTGTCGATCAACCCGGAAGTCCCGGCTGACATCCCCGCGCTGATCGGCGCGTCGGCTGCGCTGGCCATCTCGGGTCTGCCGTTCAACGGCCCGGTCGGCGCCGCACGCGTGGCCTACATCAACAACGAGTACGTGCTGAACCCGACGCGCGCGCAGATCAAGGAATCGCGCCTCGACCTCGTGGTGGCCGGTACCGAGCGTGCCGTGCTGATGGTGGAATCGGAAGCCGACCAGCTGCCGGAAGACGTGATGCTCGGCGCGGTCGTGTTCGGCCACGAGCAGATGCAAACGGCCATCGACGCGATCCACGAACTGGTGCGCGACGGCGGCAAGCCCGAGTGGGACTGGACGCCGGCGCCGAAGGACGAAGCGCTCATCGCGCGCGTCACGGCTATCGCCAACGACAGCCTGCTCGCCGCGTACCAGCTGCGCGACAAGCAACAACGCTCGACCAAGCTGAAGGAAGTCTACGCAGCCACGTCGGCCAAGCTCGAAGAAGAAGCGGCTGCGGCCGGCACGACGGCGGCCGACAAGGCCACGGTCGGCAACATCGTGTTCGACCTCGAAGCGAAGATCGTCCGCTCGCAGATCCTGAACGGCGAGCCGCGTATCGACGGCCGCGACACGCGCACCGTGCGTCCGATCGAGATCCGCACGGGCGTCCTGCCGCGCACCCACGGTTCGGCGCTGTTCACGCGCGGCGAAACGCAGGCGCTGGTCGTGGCGACGCTCGGCACCAAGGGCGACGAGCAGATCATCGACGCGCTCGAAGGCGAGTACCGCGACCGCTTCATGCTCCACTACAACATGCCCCCGTTCGCGACCGGCGAAACGGGCCGTGTTGGCTCGCCCAAGCGCCGTGAAATCGGCCACGGCCGTCTCGCGAAGCGCGCGCTCGTCGCGTGCCTGCCGAGCGCCGAAGAGTTCGGCTACTCGATCCGCGTGGTCTCGGAAATCACCGAGTCGAACGGTTCGTCGTCGATGGCTTCGGTGTGCGGCGGCTGCCTCGCGCTGATGGACGCCGGCGTGCCGATGAAGGCGCACGTCGCGGGTATCGCGATGGGCCTGATCCTCGAAGGCAACAAGTTCGCCGTGCTGACCGACATCCTCGGCGACGAAGATCACCTCGGCGACATGGACTTCAAGGTGGCGGGTACGGAAGCTGGCGTGACCGCGCTGCAGATGGACATCAAGATCCAGGGCATCACGAAGGAAATCATGCAGGTCGCCCTCGCGCAAGCGAAGGAAGGCCGTATGCACATCCTCGGCAAGATGACCTCGGCGGTGTCGGGCGTGAACACGGAGCTGTCGGCTTACGCTCCGCGCATGATCACCATCAAGATCAACCCGGAAAAGATCCGCGACGTGATCGGCAAGGGCGGTTCGGTGATCCGCGCGCTGACGGAAGAAACCGGCACGACGATCGACATTTCGGACGACGGCGTCGTGACCATCGCTTCGACGTCGAGCGAAGGCATGGCCGAAGCGAAGAAGCGCATCGAGAACATCACGGCCGAAATCGAAGTGGGCCAGGTGTACGAAGGCGCGGTTCTCAAGCTGCTGGACTTCGGCGCGATCGTGAACCTGCTGCCGGGCAAGGATGGTCTGCTGCACATCTCCGAGATCGCCAACGAGCGTATCAAGGACATCAACGACTATCTGAAGGAAGGCCAGATCGTGAAGGTCAAGGTCATCCAGACGGACGAGAAGGGCCGCGTGCGCCTGTCCGCCAAGGCGCTGCTCAACGAGCAAGCGGGTGGCGCACCGCAGGGCGAGCCGCAGCAGTAAAGCAGTAAGCTCCAACGGCCGGCAGCGTGCAAAACGCGCCGGCCGTTTTTCATGACAATGAGGGTGAATGGCAGTGCGCACGCGGCAATCGTGTCGCGTGCGCAGCGCCATTCAGACGGAGGCGCCCAGGCGGGGCGCAGAGACCGGGGCGCGAGGCGCAGAGGAGACGCGAGATGAAGGCAGTCGAGATTACGGAATTCGGTGCGCCGGACGTGCTCAAGCTGGCCGAACGGCCAACCCCTGAGCCGAAGGCCGGCGAAGTGCTGATCAAGGTGAGCGCCTCGGGCGTGAACCGTCCTGACGTGTTCCAGCGCAAGGGCTCGTACGCGCCGCCGCCGGGCATTTCCGACCTGCCGGGGCTCGAGGTGGCGGGCGAGATCGTCGGCGGCTCGATCGATGAGAAGAACAATCCGTTCGGGCTGAAGATTGGCGATCGCGTGTGCGCGCTGATTGCGGGCGGCGGTTACGCCGAATACGCGGTCGCACCGCTCGGGCAATGCCTGCCGGTGCCCAAGGGGCTCACGGACGTCGAGGCGGCCTCGCTGCCCGAAACCTTCTTCACGGTCTGGAGCAATGTGTTCCAGCGCGCCTATCTCGGCCAGGGCGAGGGCGGCGAAAACGAGACGCTGCTCGTGCAGGGCGGCTCGAGCGGCATCGGCGTGACGGCGATCCAGATCGCGCACGCCCTTGGCTTTCGCGTGTTCGCCACCGCGGGTTCGGACGACAAGTGTCACGCCTGTGAGGCGCTTGGCGCCGATCGCGCCATCAACTACCGCACCAGCGATTTCGTGGAAGTCGTGAAGGCGCTCACGAACGACCGCGGCGTGGACGTGATTCTCGACATGGTCGCCGGCGGCTATGTGGCGCGCGAGCTTTCCGCCCTCGCAACCGGTGGCCGAATCGTGCTGATCGCGACGCTCGGCGGCTCCAAGGCCGAACTCAACATGGGCGAGATCCTGCGCCGCCGCCTCACGGTGACCGGTTCGACGCTGCGTGCGCGCTCTGTGGAATTCAAGGCGCAGATTGCCCAGGAGCTCAAGGCGAAGGTCTGGCCCCTGATCGAAGAGGGTCGCATCAAACCCGTCGTGTTCCGTGTATTTCCCGCCGCGCAGGCTGCCGAAGCCCATGCGTTGATGGAGAGCAGCGAGCATATCGGCAAGATCATGCTCGACTGGAGCGGCGCGGCCTGACGGCGCATCGGCGCGGGCGAATCGCTCGCGCTTGATTTTTCGGGACTTTTTTCGCGTCTTTTTTGTGTCTCGCAGGCGGGGTTGTTTGACCCGCCTGGATTTCACGCAGTAAAATTATGTGTTTTGCGTCCGCTTTTAACAGCAACCGGAACAATGACGAAACAACGATCGAAGCTCGTAGTCGGTAACTGGAAGATGCACGGCCGCCTCGCGGCCAATGCAGCACTGCTGGAAGGCGTTGCACGAGGCGCGCAGGCGCTGCCCCCGGACGTGCATGTTGGTGTGTGCGTGCCGTTTCCGTATCTCGCGCAGGCGCAGGCGCTGCTCGGCGGCAGCCGGGTTCAGTGGGGCGCGCAGGACGTTTCGGCGCACGAGCAGGGCGCCTATACGGGCGAGGTCGCGGCAGGCATGGTTGCCGACTTCGAATCCGCTTTTGCGATCGTTGGCCACTCGGAGCGCCGCGCTTACCACGGCGAAAGCTCCGAACTCGTCGCCGTGAAGACGCAGCGCGCGCTGGCGGCAGGCCTCACGCCTATCGTCTGTGTGGGCGAGACGCTCGAAGAGCGCGAATCGGGTGCGACTGAGCGCGTGGTGGGTGCGCAGATCGATGCGGTGCTGGCCGTGCTGTCGGTTGAAGAGGCGGCGCGTATCGTCGTCGCTTATGAGCCCGTCTGGGCGATCGGCACGGGCAAGAGCGCAAGCTCGGAGCAGGCCCAGCAGATGCATGCATTCCTGCGCGCGCGCCTCGCTGCCAAGGGCGCGCAAGTGGCGGACGTGCCGCTGCTCTACGGCGGCAGCGTGAAGCCGGAAAATGCGGCGGAGCTCTTCCGTCAGGCCGACATCGACGGTGGCCTGATCGGCGGTGCTTCGCTCAAAGCGGGTGATTTCCTTGCGATCTGCGCGGCCGCCACGGCGGGCGCCAGTGTCGCGAGCTAAAGGCTTGCGCACGAAGCGTTCGAGATGAAGCGCGTCGTGCGGGCTGCTTATGCGTCTGCCCCAGCAGGGGCGGGCATTCAACCAGGACTCAGGTGAGTGTGATGCTGTATTTGAAAACGTTGATTATCGTCGTCCAGCTTCTGTCGGCGCTCGGGGTGATCGGCCTCGTCTTGCTGCAGCACGGCAAAGGCGCGGACATGGGCGCTGCTTTTGGCAGCGGCGCGTCGGGCAGCCTGTTCGGCGCGAGCGGTTCCGCGAACTTCCTTTCGCGTACTACTGCAGTTCTCGCAACGGTGTTTTTCGTATCGACCCTTGCGTTAACTTACCTGGGGTCGTATCATGCGAAGCCTTCGGCGGGCGTGCTTGGCGCTTCGGTTCCAGCCCCGGTCGTAGCTTCGGCGCCGGCTGTTTCGGCGCCGGTTGCACCTGCTCCTGGCGCATCCGCTCCGGCGGCGGCCTCGCCTGCGGCAGCCTCGCAACCCGGCAACGACGTACCGAAATAAATTTGAAAAACTTGTTTTGTGCGTTGAACAACAAACGGAAACAAGTTAGAATTTAAGTCTTGAAGCGATTCGCGGGTTGCAATAATTGTTGTCCCGGATTGCATGCAGTGCCGACGTGGTGAAATTGGTAGACACGCTATCTTGAGGGGGTAGTGGCGAAAGCTGTGCGAGTTCGAGTCTCGCCGTCGGCACCAATGTTATCTAAAAAATGCCAGCCGCTTGCTTCAGCTTCGGCTGGCATTTTTGCTTCTTACGTCGTGTTCGTTTTCTGTTCGCAGCGCGAAGTACGTGAAGTGATTCCCGCGGAGCGATGCAAGTTCCAGCGGAACCTCAGAACCAACCGATATAGAGGATAGCCTTGAACCTCGCTGCCTATTTCCCCGTCCTTCTGTTCCTCCTCGTGGGTGTTGGTCTGGGCATAGCGCTAGTGACGATCGGCAAGGTCCTCGGTCCCAACCGGCCAGACAGCGAAAAGAATTCGCCGTACGAATGCGGCTTCGAAGCCTTCGAAGACGCTCGAATGAAGTTCGACGTACGCTACTACCTGGTCGCCATTCTTTTCATCATCTTCGACCTCGAAACGGCGTTCCTGTTTCCGTGGGGCGTGGCCCTGCGCGATATCGGCTGGCCGGGTTTCCTGTCGATGATGCTGTTTCTGCTCGAATTCCTGCTGGGCTTTGCCTACATCTGGAAGAAGGGCGGTCTCGACTGGGAATAATGGGTTAATCGCCGGATTGTATGGGCGGCACTGCGGGGAAACTGTGGGCTGTCCGTCTGGAGTGGAAAGCACATGAGTATCGAAGGGGTCTTGAAGGAAGGGTTTGTCACCACCACGGCTGACAAGCTGATCAACTGGACGCGCACTGGCTCGCTGTGGCCAATGACGTTCGGGCTGGCGTGTTGCGCGGTCGAGATGATGCACGCGGGCGCGGCCCGTTATGACCTGGACCGTTTCGGCGTGGTGTTTCGTCCGAGCCCGCGTCAGTCGGACGTCATGATCGTCGCCGGCACGCTCTGCAACAAGATGGCGCCCGCGCTGCGCAAGGTCTACGACCAGATGGCCGAGCCGCGCTGGGTCATTTCGATGGGGTCGTGCGCCAATGGCGGCGGCTACTACCACTATTCGTATTCGGTCGTGCGCGGTTGTGATCGCATCGTGCCGGTCGACGTCTATGTGCCGGGATGCCCGCCGACAGCGGAAGCCCTGGTCTACGGGGTGATCCAGTTGCAGGCGAAGATTCGCCGCACCAGCACCATCGCCCGTCAATAAAGGCCGCGTGCCTCCCCACAATATGGCAAGCAAACTCGAGACCCTGAAAGCGAACCTCGAAGCGGCCCTTGGCGCGCGCATCGTCAGCCTCACCGAGGCGCTCGGCGAGCTGACGCTGGTCGTCAAGGCGGGCGATTCCCTCGCGGTGGCCAAGGAGCTGCGCGACAATCCCTCGCTGCGCTTCGAGCAACTGCTCGACCTGTGCGGCGTCGACTACCAGACCTTCGGCGACGGCGCGTGGGAAGGCCCGCGCTTTGCCGCCGTGTCGCATCTGCTCTCCCTCGCGAACAACTGGCGCGTGCGTCTGCGCGTGTTCGCGCCGGACGACGAAGTGCCGATCGTGCCCTCGCTCGTCGAGATCTGGAATTCGGCCAACTGGTACGAGCGCGAAGCGTTCGACCTGTTCGGCATCGTCTTCGAAGGCCACCCCGACCTGCGCCGCATCCTGACCGACTACGGTTTCATCGGCCACCCGTTCCGCAAGGACTTCCCGGTTTCGGGCTATGTCGAAATGCGTTACGACCCGGAGCAGAAGCGCGTGGTCTACCAGCCCGTCACGATCGAGCCGCGCGAGATCACGCCGCGTGTGATTCGCGAAGATCGCTACGGCGGTCTGAAGAAACACTAAGAGGGTCGCATGTCAGAGATCAAGAACTACACGCTCAACTTCGGCCCGCAGCACCCGGCAGCGCACGGTGTGCTGCGCCTCGTGCTCGAGCTCGACGGCGAAGTGATCCAGCGCGCCGATCCGCACATCGGCCTGCTGCATCGCGCGACGGAAAAGCTGGCTGAAAGCAAGACGTTCATCCAGTCGGTGCCGTACATGGACCGTCTCGACTACGTGTCGATGATGGTCAACGAGCACGGCTATGTGCTCGCGATCGAAAAGCTGCTCGGCATCGAAGTGCCGATTCGCGCGAAGTACATCCGCGTGCTGTTCGACGAAGTCACGCGCGTGCTGAACCACCTCATGTGGATCGGCTCGCACGCGCTCGACGTCGGCGCGATGGCGGTGTTCCTCTACGCGTTCCGCGAGCGCGAAGACCTGATGGACGTCTACGAGGCGGTCTCGGGCGCGCGCATGCACGCGGCTTACTATCGTCCGGGCGGCGTGTATCGCGATCTGCCCGACGCCATGCCGCAATACAAGGCTTCGAAGATCCACAACGAGAAGGCGCTTGCCCGCATGAACGAGGCGCGCCAGGGTTCGGTGCTGGACTTCATCGACGACTTCTTCACGCGTTTCCCGGGTTGCGTCGACGAGTACGAAACGCTCCTCACCGACAACCGTATCTGGAAGCAGCGTCTGGTCGGCATCGGCGTGGTGAGCCCCGAGCGCGCCATGCAGCTCGGCCTCACGGGCGCG
The Paraburkholderia acidiphila genome window above contains:
- the tpiA gene encoding triose-phosphate isomerase, with protein sequence MTKQRSKLVVGNWKMHGRLAANAALLEGVARGAQALPPDVHVGVCVPFPYLAQAQALLGGSRVQWGAQDVSAHEQGAYTGEVAAGMVADFESAFAIVGHSERRAYHGESSELVAVKTQRALAAGLTPIVCVGETLEERESGATERVVGAQIDAVLAVLSVEEAARIVVAYEPVWAIGTGKSASSEQAQQMHAFLRARLAAKGAQVADVPLLYGGSVKPENAAELFRQADIDGGLIGGASLKAGDFLAICAAATAGASVAS
- a CDS encoding NADH-quinone oxidoreductase subunit C, which gives rise to MASKLETLKANLEAALGARIVSLTEALGELTLVVKAGDSLAVAKELRDNPSLRFEQLLDLCGVDYQTFGDGAWEGPRFAAVSHLLSLANNWRVRLRVFAPDDEVPIVPSLVEIWNSANWYEREAFDLFGIVFEGHPDLRRILTDYGFIGHPFRKDFPVSGYVEMRYDPEQKRVVYQPVTIEPREITPRVIREDRYGGLKKH
- a CDS encoding NuoB/complex I 20 kDa subunit family protein, encoding MSIEGVLKEGFVTTTADKLINWTRTGSLWPMTFGLACCAVEMMHAGAARYDLDRFGVVFRPSPRQSDVMIVAGTLCNKMAPALRKVYDQMAEPRWVISMGSCANGGGYYHYSYSVVRGCDRIVPVDVYVPGCPPTAEALVYGVIQLQAKIRRTSTIARQ
- a CDS encoding NADH-quinone oxidoreductase subunit A, with translation MNLAAYFPVLLFLLVGVGLGIALVTIGKVLGPNRPDSEKNSPYECGFEAFEDARMKFDVRYYLVAILFIIFDLETAFLFPWGVALRDIGWPGFLSMMLFLLEFLLGFAYIWKKGGLDWE
- a CDS encoding NAD(P)H-quinone oxidoreductase, translating into MKAVEITEFGAPDVLKLAERPTPEPKAGEVLIKVSASGVNRPDVFQRKGSYAPPPGISDLPGLEVAGEIVGGSIDEKNNPFGLKIGDRVCALIAGGGYAEYAVAPLGQCLPVPKGLTDVEAASLPETFFTVWSNVFQRAYLGQGEGGENETLLVQGGSSGIGVTAIQIAHALGFRVFATAGSDDKCHACEALGADRAINYRTSDFVEVVKALTNDRGVDVILDMVAGGYVARELSALATGGRIVLIATLGGSKAELNMGEILRRRLTVTGSTLRARSVEFKAQIAQELKAKVWPLIEEGRIKPVVFRVFPAAQAAEAHALMESSEHIGKIMLDWSGAA
- the pnp gene encoding polyribonucleotide nucleotidyltransferase, which produces MTMFNKVVKEFKWGQHNVRLETGEIARQASGAVIVDVEDTVVLATVVGAKTAKPGQDFFPLTVDYIEKTYSAGKIPGGFFRREGRPSEGETLISRLIDRPLRPLFPEGYYNEVQVVIHVLSINPEVPADIPALIGASAALAISGLPFNGPVGAARVAYINNEYVLNPTRAQIKESRLDLVVAGTERAVLMVESEADQLPEDVMLGAVVFGHEQMQTAIDAIHELVRDGGKPEWDWTPAPKDEALIARVTAIANDSLLAAYQLRDKQQRSTKLKEVYAATSAKLEEEAAAAGTTAADKATVGNIVFDLEAKIVRSQILNGEPRIDGRDTRTVRPIEIRTGVLPRTHGSALFTRGETQALVVATLGTKGDEQIIDALEGEYRDRFMLHYNMPPFATGETGRVGSPKRREIGHGRLAKRALVACLPSAEEFGYSIRVVSEITESNGSSSMASVCGGCLALMDAGVPMKAHVAGIAMGLILEGNKFAVLTDILGDEDHLGDMDFKVAGTEAGVTALQMDIKIQGITKEIMQVALAQAKEGRMHILGKMTSAVSGVNTELSAYAPRMITIKINPEKIRDVIGKGGSVIRALTEETGTTIDISDDGVVTIASTSSEGMAEAKKRIENITAEIEVGQVYEGAVLKLLDFGAIVNLLPGKDGLLHISEIANERIKDINDYLKEGQIVKVKVIQTDEKGRVRLSAKALLNEQAGGAPQGEPQQ
- the secG gene encoding preprotein translocase subunit SecG; amino-acid sequence: MLYLKTLIIVVQLLSALGVIGLVLLQHGKGADMGAAFGSGASGSLFGASGSANFLSRTTAVLATVFFVSTLALTYLGSYHAKPSAGVLGASVPAPVVASAPAVSAPVAPAPGASAPAAASPAAASQPGNDVPK